Proteins co-encoded in one Christiangramia fulva genomic window:
- a CDS encoding glycoside hydrolase family 10 protein — translation MSIFKKSSALLFLSLFLLTFFACKTPEAVVPTKEASKKEEQENVVKPSEQESQVSLEGKEDIPSAQKEFRAAWVATVANINWPSKPGLPSDVQQKEALKILDAAVKSHLNAIILQVRPQADALYDSELEPWSYYLTGKNGKAPQPYYDPLKFWIDEAHKRGLELHAWLNPYRAHHTTAGEIGSESIIKKHPEWVVELQNGMWWMDPANKEVQDFSAQVVKDIVKRYDIDGIHFDDYFYPYPSYNNNKGFPDEKSWKKYLAEGGELSRADWRRKNVNDFIQRVAKDIKSEKGFVKFGISPFGIWRPDFPVGIKGMDQYDVLYADAKLWLNNGWIDYFTPQLYWPTRQINLSFPVLLGWWDSENVTSRHLWPGINLSLEEKEENKGEIISQIMISRGILHDDPGVVLWSIGQLLKNDELDSSLVAGPYRANALVPPSPWLDDEPPAQPDFRTEKTTEGNFIISRISDDPADVFRWVLYFKYEEEDWNYRIFNKIEQKAALPLKNAENKMLESVGITTVDRTGNESEFKKIPLHESM, via the coding sequence ATGTCAATATTTAAAAAATCATCAGCCCTTTTATTTTTATCGCTATTTCTACTCACATTTTTTGCCTGTAAAACTCCTGAAGCCGTCGTCCCAACCAAAGAGGCTTCCAAAAAAGAGGAACAGGAAAACGTGGTTAAACCTTCTGAACAGGAATCACAGGTTTCCCTGGAAGGAAAAGAAGATATTCCTTCCGCTCAAAAAGAATTTCGCGCGGCCTGGGTAGCCACGGTGGCCAATATAAACTGGCCGAGTAAACCAGGCTTACCTTCGGATGTTCAGCAAAAGGAAGCATTAAAAATTTTGGATGCCGCAGTGAAATCTCATTTAAATGCGATCATTCTTCAGGTAAGGCCTCAGGCCGATGCACTCTATGATAGTGAACTTGAACCCTGGTCTTATTACCTTACCGGTAAAAATGGGAAAGCACCTCAGCCCTATTACGATCCTCTTAAATTCTGGATCGACGAGGCTCATAAACGGGGGCTGGAACTTCATGCATGGCTGAATCCTTATCGGGCGCATCATACCACTGCCGGGGAGATTGGAAGTGAATCTATCATTAAAAAACATCCTGAGTGGGTGGTAGAATTACAAAACGGCATGTGGTGGATGGATCCCGCAAACAAAGAAGTGCAGGACTTCTCTGCACAGGTTGTAAAGGATATTGTAAAGCGCTATGACATTGATGGGATTCATTTTGATGATTACTTTTATCCTTATCCATCTTATAACAATAATAAGGGTTTTCCCGATGAAAAAAGCTGGAAAAAATATCTTGCTGAAGGTGGTGAGCTTTCCAGGGCCGATTGGCGACGTAAAAACGTCAATGATTTTATTCAAAGGGTAGCAAAAGATATAAAATCGGAAAAAGGATTTGTAAAATTTGGGATAAGCCCTTTTGGGATCTGGAGACCCGACTTTCCTGTGGGAATCAAGGGAATGGATCAGTATGACGTGCTGTATGCCGATGCTAAATTATGGCTTAACAATGGCTGGATAGATTATTTTACGCCGCAATTGTACTGGCCTACGAGACAGATCAATTTAAGTTTTCCGGTTTTGCTGGGCTGGTGGGATTCTGAAAATGTAACCAGCAGGCACCTGTGGCCCGGGATCAATTTAAGCCTCGAAGAGAAGGAAGAAAATAAAGGGGAGATTATTTCTCAAATCATGATTTCAAGGGGAATCCTTCATGATGATCCGGGAGTGGTTCTTTGGAGCATTGGTCAGTTATTAAAAAATGACGAACTCGATTCCTCGCTGGTGGCGGGCCCTTATCGTGCCAATGCCCTGGTTCCGCCGAGTCCATGGCTGGATGATGAACCTCCTGCACAACCCGATTTCAGAACTGAAAAAACAACAGAGGGAAATTTTATAATATCCCGGATTTCTGACGATCCTGCCGATGTATTTAGGTGGGTGCTGTATTTTAAATATGAAGAGGAAGATTGGAATTATAGAATTTTCAATAAAATTGAGCAAAAAGCCGCCCTTCCTTTAAAAAATGCTGAAAATAAAATGCTGGAATCGGTCGGAATTACAACGGTTGACCGTACGGGGAATGAAAGTGAATTTAAAAAAATACCTCTGCATGAATCCATGTAA
- a CDS encoding glycoside hydrolase family 18 protein gives MKYPIFFLKKLSLTIWLICLSPILNPINIHGNSKFPIEGNLGNNDFKIIAYATPSTNEISSETAKQMNQIIYSFLHLKGNKLEASEKDKEYLSYLNSLKEVNPNLKVLVSLGGWGGCETCSDVFSSEKGREEFVSSVKEFLQKNNYNGIDLDWEYPVIEGFPGHAFKPADKENFTALVSELRKALGPDYVISFAAGGFKDYLAKSINWEEVMPLVDHVNIMSYDIVNGNSTKTGHHTSLFSTENQPISTDYSVRYLDSIGVPREKMVIGAAFYARVWENVKKTLNGRYQPGKFKQGVAYRQLKDFFEKNPGFKIYWDSVAHAPYAYNEEKGFFATFDDSLSVAQKTAYAIKNDLGGIMFWELSNDKAEDGLLDVIYRVKENMETN, from the coding sequence ATGAAATATCCAATTTTCTTTCTGAAAAAATTATCCCTTACCATATGGTTGATCTGTTTGAGCCCAATTTTAAACCCAATAAATATTCACGGAAATTCAAAATTTCCTATTGAAGGTAATCTCGGAAACAACGACTTCAAAATCATCGCCTACGCTACTCCTTCCACCAATGAGATAAGTTCAGAAACCGCGAAACAGATGAACCAGATTATTTACAGTTTTCTTCATTTAAAAGGCAATAAACTGGAAGCTTCCGAGAAGGATAAAGAATATCTTAGTTATCTCAATTCTTTGAAAGAAGTAAACCCAAATTTGAAAGTACTTGTTTCTTTAGGCGGCTGGGGAGGCTGTGAAACCTGTTCCGATGTTTTTTCAAGTGAAAAAGGACGGGAAGAATTCGTTTCTTCGGTTAAGGAATTTTTGCAAAAGAATAACTATAATGGCATTGATCTCGATTGGGAATACCCGGTGATTGAAGGCTTTCCCGGTCATGCATTCAAACCGGCTGATAAGGAAAACTTTACTGCCCTGGTCTCAGAGTTGCGTAAAGCATTGGGGCCTGATTATGTGATTTCTTTTGCCGCCGGTGGTTTTAAAGATTACCTGGCTAAATCTATCAATTGGGAAGAGGTAATGCCCCTGGTAGATCATGTGAATATTATGAGCTATGATATTGTGAATGGGAATAGTACCAAAACCGGTCATCATACTTCCTTATTTTCCACCGAAAATCAGCCCATTTCAACTGATTATAGTGTTCGCTATCTTGATTCTATAGGCGTTCCGCGTGAAAAGATGGTTATTGGCGCAGCATTTTACGCCCGCGTGTGGGAAAATGTAAAAAAGACTTTGAACGGCCGGTATCAGCCGGGAAAATTTAAACAGGGAGTTGCTTACAGGCAGCTTAAAGACTTTTTTGAAAAGAACCCGGGTTTCAAAATTTACTGGGATTCGGTAGCTCATGCACCTTATGCTTATAATGAAGAGAAAGGTTTCTTTGCTACCTTTGACGACTCTCTTTCGGTAGCTCAGAAGACGGCCTATGCCATAAAAAACGATCTGGGAGGGATCATGTTCTGGGAACTTTCCAACGATAAAGCGGAAGATGGTCTTCTGGACGTTATTTATAGGGTGAAGGAGAATATGGAAACTAATTAG
- the murQ gene encoding N-acetylmuramic acid 6-phosphate etherase has protein sequence MNQQNPDTEKASNYDHLEKMSTFELLSNINKEDQTVAQNVQKAIPAIEKLVDKIVPKIKKGGRLFYIGAGTSGRLGVLDASECPPTFGVSPGIVIGLIAGGDTALRNAVENAEDDTSQAWTDLLDYDVSEKDVLIGIAASGTTPYVIGGIKDARKRGIITGCITCSSGSPLAEASEFPIEVVTGPEFVTGSTRMKAGTAQKLVLNMISTSVMIKLGRVKGNKMVDMQLSNNKLVGRGVRMIMEELDVDEEEASKLLLEHKSVRKVLSINKKA, from the coding sequence ATGAATCAGCAAAATCCAGATACCGAGAAAGCTTCCAATTATGATCATCTAGAGAAGATGAGCACTTTTGAGCTGCTCTCTAATATTAACAAAGAGGACCAGACGGTTGCCCAAAATGTTCAGAAAGCTATACCGGCTATTGAAAAACTGGTAGATAAAATAGTTCCCAAAATAAAAAAAGGAGGAAGGCTTTTTTATATTGGAGCCGGCACCAGTGGCCGACTTGGTGTTTTGGATGCTTCTGAATGTCCGCCTACTTTTGGAGTGAGTCCGGGAATTGTCATTGGTCTTATTGCCGGAGGCGATACCGCTTTGCGAAATGCGGTGGAAAATGCTGAAGATGATACTTCACAGGCATGGACAGATCTTTTGGACTATGATGTTTCAGAAAAAGATGTACTGATTGGAATTGCCGCTTCTGGCACGACTCCTTATGTGATTGGCGGAATTAAAGACGCACGAAAACGAGGAATTATTACCGGTTGTATAACCTGCAGTTCAGGTAGCCCGCTGGCAGAGGCTTCAGAATTTCCCATAGAAGTAGTCACAGGCCCAGAATTCGTTACGGGAAGTACGAGAATGAAAGCCGGGACCGCACAAAAATTAGTCTTAAATATGATCTCTACCTCAGTGATGATCAAACTGGGTCGGGTAAAAGGGAATAAGATGGTGGATATGCAGCTTTCCAATAATAAACTGGTAGGCCGTGGGGTTAGGATGATCATGGAAGAACTTGATGTCGATGAAGAAGAGGCCTCGAAACTTCTTTTAGAACATAAAAGCGTTAGAAAGGTATTGTCAATCAATAAAAAGGCCTGA
- the lepA gene encoding translation elongation factor 4, protein MKNIRNFCIIAHIDHGKSTLADRLLDFTGSVTEREKQEQLLDNMDLERERGITIKSHAIQMDYIHEGEHFVLNLIDTPGHVDFSYEVSRSIAACEGALLVVDAAQSIQAQTISNLYLALENDLEIIPVLNKVDLPSANIEEVTDDIVDLLGCDPSDVIPASAKTGLGIQEILDAIINRIPAPSGKVDAPLRALIFDSVYNPFRGVETFFRVINGTIKKGQHIKFVNTGKTYYADEVGTLKLQQLAKKEIKTGDVGYLITGIKDAREVKVGDTITDAENPTKEAVAGFEDVKPMVFAGIYPVDTEEYEDLRASMEKLQLNDASLVFTPESSAALGFGFRCGFLGMLHLEIIQERLEREFDMTVITTVPNVSYHAYTNKNPDDIILVNNPSDLPEPSTLNRVEEPYIKATIITKSDYVGNVMSLCIEKRGEITNQTYLTTERVELTFDMPLAEIVFDFYDRLKTVSRGYASFDYSPIGMRVSKLVKVDVLLNGNKVDALSALLHVDNAYDIGKKMCEKLKELIPRQQFDIPIQAAIGAKIIARETVKALRKDVTAKCYGGDISRKRKLLEKQKKGKKRMRQVGNVEIPQEAFMAVLKLND, encoded by the coding sequence ATGAAGAACATACGGAACTTTTGTATCATTGCTCATATTGACCACGGGAAAAGCACCCTGGCCGACAGGCTACTTGATTTTACCGGCTCGGTGACCGAAAGGGAAAAACAGGAGCAGTTGCTTGATAATATGGACCTGGAGCGCGAGCGCGGAATCACTATTAAAAGTCACGCCATTCAGATGGATTATATTCATGAAGGAGAACATTTTGTTCTCAATCTCATAGATACTCCCGGCCACGTAGATTTTTCATACGAAGTTTCGCGGTCAATCGCTGCCTGCGAAGGGGCTTTACTGGTGGTTGATGCTGCGCAGAGCATTCAGGCGCAAACGATATCCAATCTTTATCTCGCTCTTGAAAATGACCTGGAAATCATCCCTGTTTTAAATAAGGTTGACCTTCCCAGCGCGAATATTGAAGAAGTTACCGATGACATTGTAGACCTTTTGGGTTGTGATCCTTCTGACGTTATTCCGGCCAGTGCTAAAACCGGTCTCGGAATTCAGGAAATTCTGGATGCCATTATCAATCGTATTCCGGCGCCAAGCGGAAAAGTCGATGCTCCCCTGCGTGCATTGATCTTCGATTCAGTCTACAATCCGTTTCGTGGAGTGGAAACTTTTTTCCGTGTAATAAACGGTACGATAAAAAAAGGACAGCATATAAAATTTGTCAATACTGGAAAGACCTATTATGCCGATGAGGTAGGAACTTTAAAGCTGCAACAACTCGCGAAGAAAGAAATAAAAACCGGTGATGTAGGTTACCTTATTACCGGGATCAAAGACGCCAGGGAAGTAAAAGTAGGTGATACCATTACCGATGCTGAAAATCCTACCAAAGAAGCAGTTGCCGGATTTGAAGACGTAAAACCCATGGTTTTTGCCGGAATTTATCCTGTAGACACCGAAGAATATGAAGATCTTAGGGCTTCCATGGAAAAACTTCAGCTCAATGATGCCTCGCTGGTATTTACACCGGAAAGTTCTGCCGCTCTGGGCTTCGGTTTTCGCTGTGGATTCCTCGGAATGCTTCACCTGGAGATCATACAGGAACGACTGGAACGTGAATTTGATATGACTGTGATCACCACGGTTCCTAACGTTTCTTATCACGCTTACACCAATAAAAATCCGGATGATATCATCCTGGTAAACAATCCTTCCGATCTACCTGAACCTTCCACTTTAAACAGGGTGGAAGAGCCATATATTAAAGCTACCATTATTACCAAATCAGATTATGTTGGGAATGTAATGTCTCTTTGCATCGAGAAAAGAGGGGAAATTACCAATCAAACTTACCTCACTACCGAAAGGGTTGAATTGACCTTTGACATGCCTTTAGCCGAAATCGTCTTCGATTTTTATGACAGGTTAAAAACGGTTTCCCGAGGCTACGCTTCCTTTGATTATTCCCCTATCGGAATGCGGGTTTCTAAACTTGTAAAAGTGGATGTGCTTTTGAACGGAAATAAAGTGGATGCGCTCTCGGCATTATTACACGTAGATAACGCTTATGACATTGGGAAGAAAATGTGCGAAAAGCTGAAAGAATTAATTCCAAGGCAGCAGTTCGATATTCCTATTCAGGCCGCTATTGGCGCGAAGATCATTGCCCGCGAAACGGTAAAAGCACTTCGAAAAGACGTGACCGCAAAATGTTATGGTGGTGATATCTCCCGTAAACGTAAGCTCCTTGAAAAACAGAAAAAAGGTAAAAAACGAATGCGCCAGGTTGGAAATGTAGAAATTCCGCAGGAAGCTTTTATGGCAGTTCTTAAGCTAAATGATTAG
- a CDS encoding four helix bundle protein, with amino-acid sequence MNQFNFEKLEVYQKSLDFSDLVYAITKTFPKEELYGLTSQFRRAAVSISLNIAEGSGGSKKEFARYLNLASNSLKECIVCVTISKRQGFITSEQEIKLRFSLTEISKMLAGLRKYLNQ; translated from the coding sequence GTGAATCAATTCAATTTTGAAAAGCTAGAAGTTTACCAAAAAAGTCTGGATTTTTCTGATCTTGTATATGCGATCACTAAAACTTTTCCTAAAGAAGAATTATACGGATTAACATCACAATTTCGCAGAGCGGCCGTATCGATATCTTTAAATATTGCAGAAGGGTCTGGTGGCAGCAAGAAGGAATTTGCACGTTACCTTAACCTAGCGTCCAATTCATTAAAAGAATGTATAGTATGCGTAACTATTTCAAAAAGGCAAGGTTTTATAACTTCGGAACAGGAAATAAAACTTCGATTTTCATTAACTGAAATTTCAAAAATGTTAGCAGGATTAAGAAAATATCTTAATCAATAA
- a CDS encoding YebC/PmpR family DNA-binding transcriptional regulator, whose protein sequence is MAGHSKWANIKHRKGAQDKKRAKQFTRAIKEITVAVKEGGGPDPEANPTLRNAIQNAKGVNMPKDTIERAIKKASGADADTYETVTFEGYGPNGIAIFVECTTDNTNRTVASVRSIFSKNGGSLGTNGSLEFLFDKKGVFVIEKEKIEGDIEEFELELIEGGATKIEKEEDLITVYTEFTDFGLMSSKLEELEIEPKNSEVQRIPVNTVELPVEDAKKILDLVEKFEDDDDVQNVYHNLEITDELIEEMEKED, encoded by the coding sequence ATGGCCGGACATTCAAAATGGGCAAATATCAAACACCGAAAAGGAGCGCAGGATAAGAAACGTGCGAAACAATTTACGCGGGCGATTAAAGAGATCACCGTGGCCGTAAAGGAAGGAGGCGGACCTGATCCTGAAGCAAATCCCACATTGAGAAATGCGATCCAAAATGCCAAGGGAGTCAATATGCCCAAAGACACCATTGAACGAGCCATAAAAAAGGCCAGCGGTGCCGATGCTGACACTTATGAAACGGTGACTTTTGAAGGTTACGGGCCCAATGGAATTGCCATTTTTGTTGAATGTACTACCGACAATACCAACCGGACTGTGGCTTCGGTGCGTTCCATTTTTTCAAAAAACGGTGGTAGCCTTGGAACCAATGGTTCTCTTGAATTCCTTTTCGATAAAAAAGGAGTTTTTGTGATTGAAAAGGAAAAGATCGAGGGGGACATAGAGGAATTCGAACTGGAACTCATAGAAGGAGGGGCGACGAAAATCGAAAAAGAAGAAGATTTAATTACCGTTTATACCGAATTCACCGATTTCGGATTAATGTCTTCAAAACTTGAAGAGTTGGAGATCGAACCAAAAAATTCAGAGGTACAGAGAATCCCTGTGAATACGGTAGAACTTCCAGTTGAAGATGCCAAAAAAATACTTGATCTCGTCGAGAAATTCGAAGATGACGATGACGTTCAGAACGTATATCATAATCTGGAAATCACAGATGAACTCATTGAAGAAATGGAAAAGGAAGATTAA
- a CDS encoding cation:proton antiporter: MLELAGIIILGILAQWFAWKLKIPAILPLILLGLAVGPFSTLFTADGTKLIEPIWNGESGLFPGESLFYFVSLAIGIILFEGGLTLRKGEILNVGSVIVKLITFAVIVTFIGAGIAAHFIFGLTWQISFLFAALIIVTGPTVITPILRNIPLKKDVSAILKWEGILIDPIGALVAVLMFEFISAEQGTKFTETAFLEFGKIVLFGFTFGFTFAHGLGFAIKKNVIPHYLLNVFTLASVLAVFVLADQFAHESGLLAVVVMGMVMGNINLPNLKELLYFKESLSILLISILFILLAANINMEDLDLIFNAKALLLFATVVLVVRPMGVFLSSIGSSLKFNEKLFISWVGPRGIVAAGIASLFGIELAHQGVEGAEYITPLVFMIVLGTVLLNATTARLFAQLVGVFLKNSQGILIIGATTISRLIASYLKKNNRHVVLIDNNGANVRKARELGIDAFQENVYSEDLINNIELNDVGYLMAMTGNHEVNVNAIEKFKKHFGENGSFRVVSSDEMYDPENNPEEGLFSQTDDYIKLTNLARKYPSIHEISLNSKKHYEGLIEISKTDPDIIPLFVKDNEGELHIIPSNSMNMDIEEGFMLVYLGKEIETGDSEEKENIRENIETD; this comes from the coding sequence ATGCTGGAGTTAGCGGGAATAATAATTTTAGGCATCCTTGCGCAGTGGTTCGCGTGGAAATTAAAAATTCCTGCAATTCTTCCGTTGATCCTGTTAGGATTAGCCGTAGGACCTTTTTCAACGCTTTTTACGGCCGATGGAACAAAATTGATCGAGCCTATTTGGAACGGAGAATCAGGTTTATTTCCCGGGGAAAGCCTTTTCTATTTTGTATCCCTGGCTATTGGGATCATTCTTTTTGAAGGTGGTCTTACCTTAAGGAAAGGTGAAATTTTGAATGTAGGTTCTGTAATTGTAAAATTGATCACCTTTGCGGTGATCGTAACTTTTATAGGCGCCGGAATAGCAGCTCATTTCATTTTCGGACTTACCTGGCAGATATCTTTTCTTTTTGCGGCACTAATTATTGTAACCGGTCCAACGGTAATTACACCAATTCTTCGGAATATCCCTTTAAAAAAAGACGTTTCGGCTATTTTAAAATGGGAAGGAATTCTTATCGATCCTATTGGTGCACTTGTTGCGGTACTGATGTTTGAGTTCATCAGTGCAGAACAGGGAACAAAATTTACCGAAACCGCTTTTCTCGAATTCGGAAAGATCGTTCTCTTCGGATTTACCTTTGGATTCACCTTCGCTCACGGCCTCGGATTTGCCATTAAAAAGAATGTAATTCCGCACTACTTATTGAACGTTTTTACCCTTGCCTCTGTACTCGCCGTTTTTGTTTTGGCCGATCAGTTTGCCCATGAAAGCGGTCTTCTGGCGGTAGTGGTTATGGGAATGGTGATGGGAAATATTAATCTTCCCAACCTTAAGGAGTTGCTTTATTTTAAAGAATCACTTAGTATTTTACTGATTTCGATATTGTTCATTTTACTGGCAGCAAATATCAATATGGAAGACCTCGACCTTATCTTCAACGCAAAGGCTTTGCTATTATTTGCCACCGTGGTCCTGGTAGTTCGGCCAATGGGAGTTTTTCTCAGCAGCATAGGCTCCTCTTTAAAATTCAATGAAAAACTTTTTATCAGCTGGGTAGGCCCAAGAGGAATTGTCGCTGCGGGTATTGCTTCTCTTTTCGGAATCGAACTCGCACATCAGGGAGTTGAAGGTGCTGAATATATTACTCCGCTGGTATTTATGATTGTTCTGGGAACGGTTTTGCTGAACGCCACTACCGCGCGGTTATTTGCACAGCTCGTAGGAGTTTTTCTGAAAAATTCACAGGGAATTCTTATCATTGGAGCCACCACTATTTCTCGGTTAATAGCTTCGTACCTGAAGAAGAATAACAGGCACGTGGTGCTGATAGATAACAACGGCGCAAACGTTAGAAAAGCAAGGGAACTGGGAATTGACGCTTTTCAGGAAAATGTATATTCAGAAGATCTTATCAATAACATAGAATTAAATGATGTTGGCTATTTAATGGCTATGACCGGTAACCACGAGGTAAACGTGAATGCTATTGAAAAGTTCAAAAAACATTTCGGTGAAAATGGATCTTTTAGAGTGGTTTCTTCAGATGAAATGTATGATCCTGAAAACAATCCCGAAGAGGGACTATTTTCCCAAACCGATGATTATATAAAGTTGACAAACCTTGCCAGAAAATATCCTTCCATCCATGAGATAAGCCTGAATTCGAAAAAACATTACGAAGGGCTGATAGAGATCTCCAAAACCGATCCTGATATCATTCCCCTTTTTGTGAAAGATAATGAAGGAGAGCTGCATATTATTCCTTCAAACAGCATGAATATGGATATTGAAGAAGGCTTTATGCTGGTTTACCTCGGCAAGGAAATTGAAACTGGCGACAGTGAAGAAAAAGAAAATATCAGGGAAAATATTGAAACAGATTAA
- a CDS encoding MBL fold metallo-hydrolase, with protein sequence MTLYPIEAGNFKLDGGAMFGVVPKSIWQKTNPADSNNMIDMAARCLLIEDGERLILIDTGMGNKQSEKFFSYYYLWGEHSLDNSLKKFGFHRDDITDVFMTHLHFDHCGGTIQWNKDHSGYEPAFKNARLWSNDEHWEWAVHPNAREKASFLKENILPMEESGNLHFIGKKGKKYLDEAADLGFGVLFADGHTDKQMIPHIEYKNKKLVFMADLLPTAGHIPLPYVMGYDTRPLITLDEKKEFLDKAADENYYLFLEHDAHNEIITLKNTEKGVRLDQTYTFNEIFN encoded by the coding sequence ATGACACTTTATCCTATTGAAGCCGGAAACTTCAAACTGGACGGTGGTGCAATGTTTGGTGTTGTACCAAAAAGCATCTGGCAAAAGACCAATCCGGCCGATTCAAATAATATGATTGATATGGCAGCTCGCTGTTTGCTAATAGAAGATGGCGAACGGCTCATTCTCATAGATACGGGAATGGGCAATAAACAAAGCGAAAAATTCTTCAGCTATTATTACCTCTGGGGAGAGCACTCTTTAGATAATTCCCTGAAAAAATTCGGCTTTCACCGGGATGATATCACCGATGTTTTCATGACACATCTTCATTTTGATCATTGTGGTGGCACTATTCAATGGAATAAAGATCATTCGGGCTATGAACCGGCCTTTAAAAACGCCCGTTTATGGAGCAATGATGAGCACTGGGAATGGGCCGTCCACCCGAATGCACGGGAAAAAGCTTCCTTTTTAAAGGAGAATATCCTTCCTATGGAAGAAAGCGGAAATCTTCATTTTATCGGAAAAAAAGGAAAAAAATACCTTGATGAAGCCGCTGACCTGGGCTTTGGCGTATTATTTGCAGATGGACATACCGATAAGCAAATGATTCCGCATATTGAATACAAAAATAAAAAACTGGTGTTTATGGCCGACTTACTTCCTACGGCCGGGCATATTCCATTGCCTTACGTTATGGGCTATGATACGCGACCCCTTATAACCCTTGATGAGAAAAAGGAATTTCTCGATAAGGCCGCCGATGAAAATTATTATCTGTTCCTGGAACATGATGCTCATAATGAAATCATTACTCTTAAAAATACCGAAAAAGGAGTAAGACTTGACCAAACCTATACATTCAACGAAATTTTTAATTAA